In a genomic window of Quercus lobata isolate SW786 chromosome 4, ValleyOak3.0 Primary Assembly, whole genome shotgun sequence:
- the LOC115985774 gene encoding receptor-like protein 7 — MPPCSALLHFNKSFSLHKSASDSQTSYPKTSSWRADKHCCNWDGVKCDKNTSHVVGLDLSSSWLMGHYHSNNTLFFLPNLRKLNLADNWFNRSLSPSEFGNFKSLTHLNLSLSVFAGQIPFEISQLSSLVSLDLNGLLLIKAPVWKRVIGNLTQLRELILDRTNMSSIRPNSLMNLSSSLTTLSLCECDLQGKLKNNILFLPNIQTLDLAANSDLEVSLPKSNWSCNSQKFLDLSSTNFLGELPSSIGNLKSLEHLDLSSINFSGELPSSIGNLKSLDHLDLSSTNFSGELPSSIGNLKSLEHLDLSSTKFSGELPSSIGNLKSLELLDLSSTNFSGELPSFIGNLKSLEHLDLSYYNF, encoded by the coding sequence ATGCCACCATGCTCTGCTCTACTCCATTTTAATAAGTCTTTTTCTCTTCACAAATCTGCTTCTGACTCACAAACTTCTTATCCAAAAACATCCAGTTGGCGGGCGGATAAGCACTGTTGCAATTGGGATGGGGTCAAGTGTGACAAAAACACAAGCCATGTGGTTGGCCTGGACCTTAGTTCCAGCTGGCTTATGGGCCACTATCATTCCAACAATACCCTGTTTTTTCTTCCCAATCTCAGGAAGTTGAACCTCGCTGACAATTGGTTCAATCGCTCCCTAAGTCCTTCTGAGTTTGGCAACTTTAAGAGTTTGACTCATCTTAACCTTTCTCTTTCCGTATTTGCTGGCCAAATCCCGTTTGAAATCTCTCAGTTGTCTTCACTGGTTTCACTTGATCTTAATGGGCTATTATTAATCAAAGCTCCAGTATGGAAAAGAGTCATTGGTAACCTAACTCAGTTAAGGGAACTTATTCTGGATAGGACAAATATGTCCTCAATTAGACCTAATTCTTTGATGAATCTATCCTCCTCTTTGACAACTCTCAGTCTCTGTGAGTGTGACTTGCAgggaaaacttaaaaataacaTCCTCTTCCTTCCCAATATACAAACCCTTGATCTTGCAGCAAATTCAGACCTTGAAGTTTCTCTTCCAAAGTCTAATTGGAGCTGTAATTCCCAAAAGTTTTTAGATCTCTCTTCAACAAACTTTTTAGGAGAATTACCTAGTTCTATTGGCAATCTGAAGTCCTTGGAGCATTTGGATCTCTCTTCGATAAACTTTTCAGGAGAATTACCTAGTTCTATCGGCAATCTAAAGTCCTTAGATCATTTGGATCTCTCTTCGACAAACTTTTCAGGAGAATTACCCAGTTCTATCGGCAATCTGAAGTCCTTGGAGCATTTGGATCTCTCTTCGACAAAATTTTCAGGAGAATTACCTAGTTCTATCGGCAATCTAAAGTCCTTGGAGCTTTTGGATCTCTCTTCGACAAACTTTTCAGGAGAATTACCTAGTTTTATCGGCAATCTGAAGTCCTTGGAGCATTTGGATCTCTcttattacaatttttaa